The window ATGCGGGATGAGAAACCGTTAAGACGGAGGTATTTTTGGTCTTCTTTGAGCTGTACTGCCCACTAGCCTTCCACCTGCCGGGAGAGAACATGTTTGAAACAGTAGGTGAAAAAGGCTCGCTGATGCAACCCACATGACCACACAGCACAGCACCCAGCTGGTTTAACTCTGACTAAGTGTGAATACAGACActgagaagggagagagattaGCCGTGGTTGAGGGTGTTGGGGTTTAGGGTTAATGGGAAAGGGTATTTCTGCCTCCAAAGGTATTGCTCTGTGTGAATCTTCAGAGGAGGTTGGGGGCAGGAAACCACAGTGAGCGTGTGTAGATAAAGAGACCATAAATAGAAACCATGAACGATGCTGCActccctcttctcttcctcGCCCCATCTCTCGTTCTCGGCATGTAGGTCAactccctcgctctctgtccCTTGTTCTCTCTCCGCGCATCTTGTCTACACAGAAGCTTGTGTGGACGAGAAAAAACGGTTTTGTTTCCCTCCATTATTGTGTTAGTGTGGAAAGTACAATCAACTGTACATTCACACCACCTACAGAAAGCACACTATAGCTCAAATCTACGTACTCATGTTTTCCAAAGGATTGGCTTATTTGCCTCTGACCAAATATGCATCTCTTTCACTCACCGTGTAAGAGGAAGATAATGGGGGTTGACATCATGCTGGCGGCAAGAGAAGACTAGAACCACACAGACCAGGATTATTTCTGATCACCAGGCTTCTCCATCAACTGTACACTTTAAAAACAAGTAATATAGCACTTTGTACATGTTTTCTCAATATTTCTAAGGAAGGTTTTCAATTTGTAATACTTCTGTTGAAATAGTGACAGTACCCATATCCGTCCACAGGTTGTATTATTTTCAAGATTCAAGATTGCAATAATTTGAAGTTCACAAAAGTACATAGCCATAGCAGATTCATGTGGCATTGTTTGTTATTAATAATATTCAGTCAAactttcctcttcttcctcaggTATCAGAGCCTAAGATGGTTATGAAGATGACAGTCAGACCATTTGACCCTCTGAAAGCACGGGTGTCACTCTGAAACTCTTTAGGGAAAGGCAAACAGTAACGCGGTAAGGTGCTCCCCGGAGACTGATATTGGCCAACTAGCCAACTAAGGACTGAGTTTGAAAGTCTACCAACCCTTCGCACCAACTTGGAATTCAGGAGTGGTGCTCCCAGGAGCAGAGGAGTCAATCCGAGAGCTTTCCATTGACTCTGAATCACCTCCACAAAAATACCTCTGCCTTATCAGGCCCTAGCCAATGGGCCAAAGGTCATGGAACCATAATCGAGcgcgagagacagagaaagttcCAGTCTGAgtgtttgcaggtttttctcACACACCAGACCGTCTCACAATCTAAGGTAGATACTGAGAGGAAATGCTGGTTTCAGCTGCCGTCACATAGAAAGTATCAAGCCCCTGTTTGCGTAATTTCCCTTTGGCAAACCACAGAAGGCCGTGTGAGAACATAGAACCAAACGGCTAGTGAACAGCCAGTGCTGCTTGAACACGTCATTGTCAGAACGTAGAACTCTTCACAATCctggtgtgtgactgtgttatgTGAGCAtctatatatgtacatacaagaTTATTTATTGGTGTTTCCACTGAAAACATATTGTTGTGCTGATGCATTAAGTCCTGTCTGTCGTCTGGCTGTTATTGTGGTTGAACACAGGAACATAtcttcattacacacacaagaTTTTACAGGGTAGTCTTAAAAGGCAAGGACTGTTCTCTGGGTCTATTATCAAAGGACAGCGTTTCTGACTGTTTGAGTGTTTCTGGCCATTAGTCCTCTGTCCTTCTGTTTCACACAGAGTGCTCCTAACAGCAGTCCATCCAGAGAGGCCCTTctgataaaaaacaaaacaatggacAGAATCATGCGTCCCCACGTCCCCTCTAATGGCTGACTCTGACACTCCCAGTCCACTTCCCGCCGCGGCCCCCTCTCTCTaacgcaaacacacagataaGCTTCATGTCCATGTCCTGCCTCAGGCGGCAGCCTGTGACCATCCCCATGGATACCGTCAAGATCATCCAATCGGAGAAGTTCCCCCGGGAGTGCCAGGTGCCCGCCACCCAGCCTCGCTTCGCACCTCCCCCGCGGGTGGCGTGGgacggagggggagagggagagatcaTCGTCAACCAGGCGTGCAGCGACCTGGCTCTGGAGGTGACCCGCACCGACATGGCGCCCGCCCGACCCATGGTCTCATCTCCGCCCGGGCCCATCGTCCGCATGGGCCGCCGGGAGAGCTACCTGGCCCAGCGCAAAGCCAGCGCCGCGGAGATCTGCTACCACCAGTTCCACTACAAGATGGAGGACGTCATAGTCAACCAGTACGTGCTGcgctcctcttccacctcctcctccacctcctccagctcctcggGTCCCGTGATGCCGTGCGAACCCCTGGACTGCCCCACCTGCAGCCACACCTACAACTTTGCGGGCAAGCGCCCGCGCATCCTCTCCTGCCTGCACTCTGTGTGCGAGGAGTGCCTGCAGATCCTCTATGAGTCCTGCCCCAAGTACAAGTTCATCTCATGCCCTACGTGTAGGCGGGAGACCGTGCTGTTCACCGACTACGGGCTGGCGGCCCTGGCCATCAACACCAGCATCCTGAGCCGGCTGCCCTCCGACCCCAACGGTCCGGTGCAGTGGGGGGGCGAGGCCGACCGGAGCTGCTACCAGACGGTGCGCCAGTACTGCCAATCAGCCTGCACATGCCAAATCGCCAACCCCCTGTCTTCGTGCGGCATCATGTAGAGACCGGGCAGAGGCCAAACTGGCATGACTTAACTCTGCCCGtcctactcctcctcctcccccgtcctctctgtctcacgTACATACAGCCCCGTACAGATGTATCTCTATATTTAATAGCACAGACGGATGCTGTCTGGGTCAGATGGATGGTGAAGGTCACCGTCTTGCAGACGAAAAAACAGGGCAatagcaaataaatgtattttatgtatgaACTATGAATCCTGTTCCCCCTCTCTTGTTCAGGTGTGTTTGTCATTGACATCTCTTTACATAGGAATGCTAGGGGAGGTCTATCCCCTCAACCTAGGTGAATAaagaataaataatgaaaagcaACCACTACTGTCTGGTTTCAACTGGCTGTGGATGTCTAGTCGCAGCAAAGCATTGAAAAAGGGGTTGGTAGATGGATGACTTGATACTCCATCTGAAGTCCCACCATCTCTTTGCTTTGCAGCCCCATTTCATCATGAGACTTCTCTGCATAGGATGACCACTCTACTGTTTCCTGTCAGCAATAAGTGCTACATTAATGACCGTCTGTAACTCTGTGTCAGTGTAATTACGTCCCACCGATGATGTATTTTCCAACGTGGTTGTGCTGATGACCAAAGTCAGTTTCGGTAAATAAAGCGGTTTTCACTGGAATACTGATCTAGTGCAACACAGCTGGGCTAGTTAAAGTGGAAATCTAAAAATGACAGCTTCAATCAAGATCCAgcagtgatgatgatgaatccCATCAAAAAAGGTTTGTTTTCAATCTACCTTTGTGAATAGTTTGACAAAGAAATAGTTGGACTTGTAAATAGTttgttcacattaaatgtgtttttattccaTAAAGTAAAACACCATGCTATCTTATTAGCATTCTCCTGAAATGCATTTAGCAATAGACTATAAAAACAAGTGACAATAAACTTTCTGTTATCGACAGAGAGATCCAGACTGATATGGATAACTGATTAAATATATAGTACACTGCAATGTCATTCAGTTATGGCAATCAGTATCATTATATTGTATAGCTTATGTATTTGACTGAAATCAAATAAACACATTGGCAACatatcattaaaatacaaaaagatataacacctgAGCATCGCTGTCAAAATGTAGCAGCagacaataaataaacacatacatatccACCAGTAAGACCAATACAATAGGTTGGAGTCCTGTGCATTTACAGTTTGCTCATTTACTGTGCTAAAATGTTGGAATTCTCTGAGCTGTAGAACAGGAATGTTATCAATGGTTCTCTGTGGTTAAAACATTCTGCTCTTTTAATTCAGACACAGTTTTCCTTCTCCTGAACAGCTTCCTAAAGTGTACTGTAGCCTTCTTGCCGGATGGCTGAATCTGTTGGCTTCATTCGGAAGAAATGTCATACATTAGAACCATTAAAGATTGCAGGGATTAAATATTTAAGTCTTACTATAACGTAATTcctgaaatgtacagtaaatcaTGCTATTAAACAAAGAGGCCTTTGGGATTGGTCGGAGTGAATTTTCATGAACAGATGCTGAGGCTAAATATGTGCTCGCCACAGCACCTCTGAGCACATTTCCCATTATCCATGCAACAGTGCATCATTCCCGGTTAGGTGCCATGTCAGAGCAGGCATGGAACTTTCATAATAACATCATGTATAGTGGAGACAACGCAGCCGCTGTCCTCTAGATGTCGCTGTAGTCTCACCTTGTTTTCCCCATAGTCTCCTCCCTCTTCAGAGAGCCAATCCGCAGCCTCCaaatttttgtcttgttttcagattttttctgtacagcttcttttttctcctgcagaaaaacataaataattgtCAGTAGAGACactgataaaaaatgacatgcacacacagactttCACAGAAATCCTCTAGCATCAGGTTGCACACATCTAAGAACAGATATGGTGTGGCACGAACGCGCCCACCCCTCACAAATCAGCGTTGCATCAACAGAAACAGCTGGTACCTTCCAGAAGCTACCAATTGGGTCAACCCGGCCCTCACACACTGCCTCCCATGGGACCTCGTCAGACGGGGCCTTTAAGGGCTCCCATGGAACAGCATTGGGGGTTTAGGCTTAGAAGCAGAACCAAAAGATGGTGAACAGGACAAAGCTGGAAGACGGAGTTGGAGGACAACGGCCAGGAGATAAAGGGTACCGGAGCTGCCGCCAAAACCACGACCACCGTCACCAGTTCCTCCCAAACTCTCACTGGGAGGCTGTCGAGTTGATGCTGCCTCCCCAACCACAgtgcctcccctccctcctccttcacgTGTCTTCCGGTTAACAAAACGCCcaccagggccctgaacacGTCCCCTGTGTCCATTCCCTGTGTCTCCCCGTATCAAAAGCTTAAACAGTTGCctatttcagtgtgtgtgtaatacaaGCATGTTTTTGTGCGCATGTACACATACGTGTGTTTGAGCGTATTTGCATGTTGTGTGGATTTAAGTTTTGTGTAAAATGTCTTACCTGCTCTTTGTCGTCGTTGGG is drawn from Esox lucius isolate fEsoLuc1 chromosome 14, fEsoLuc1.pri, whole genome shotgun sequence and contains these coding sequences:
- the rnf208 gene encoding RING finger protein 208, giving the protein MSMSCLRRQPVTIPMDTVKIIQSEKFPRECQVPATQPRFAPPPRVAWDGGGEGEIIVNQACSDLALEVTRTDMAPARPMVSSPPGPIVRMGRRESYLAQRKASAAEICYHQFHYKMEDVIVNQYVLRSSSTSSSTSSSSSGPVMPCEPLDCPTCSHTYNFAGKRPRILSCLHSVCEECLQILYESCPKYKFISCPTCRRETVLFTDYGLAALAINTSILSRLPSDPNGPVQWGGEADRSCYQTVRQYCQSACTCQIANPLSSCGIM